One Paenibacillus sp. FSL H7-0737 DNA segment encodes these proteins:
- a CDS encoding alpha-amylase family glycosyl hydrolase encodes MVRKQSRRFVSWLIIFSLIFSLFGLSGGASASNTDYTVSYTNTTASAVTLHWTTNNWTNTTDTVMSKSGTTFTANLNVQEGATLIYCYHITAPTDSWDSNGGKNWTVVIPVAGKYEAESAALSGGAKINTNHSGYTGTGFVDGYTTTGATTTFNVQSSAAGAYNATLRYANATGSAKQVSIYVNGAKVKQTTLANLANWDAWGDQTETLFLQAGNNTIAYKYDSDDTGNINIDYLTISATATPTPTATPTPTPTVTPTPTPTVTPTPTVTPTQTPTVTPTPIVTPTPTPTVTPTPTPTSAGLTVHFKKPANWSSTIRIHYWNLSPTTVPTSGAWPGILMKSDGNDWYSYTIANATGTSLIFNDGNGKQTADLSRSVKEGWYSADNVWYDANPEIPKIPVISVSPTPKTYDSAQTVKLSSLNSSDKIYYTTDGSTPTTSSTLYTNPIQVVSTTTIKAFGVNSLGQAGSVGTFAYVIDLNLDLQAPTITANLPVGNSSSAVTVSFNIKDNKAATTTAYYTDNGTEPTTSSNLYISGNALTALAGPSILINKTTTLKFLVVDGAGNETKQSFVYTIGNKGDFREDTIYFVITSRFYDGDPSNNVHSWEDAKAGNPDSDPAWRGDFKGLIQKLDYIKALGFSAIWITPVVQNASGYDYHGYHAINFSKVDPRYESAGASYQELINAAHAKGIKVIQDVVVNHTGNFGEENLLPMFKKDPTAADTVNNMLKITDKLPANYDTMTPDQQYQARLAIMKNAETNNNMYHTEKSLSWESYTVQTGQIAGDAVDLNTENPVVNQYLIDSYNQYIDMGVDAFRVDTVKHVSRYIFNKYFVPAWKTRGGSNFFVFGEVATRYRDVWNSGIPAISTPFYTWKSSKAYPGDGQNDYASNKLSVEQEWADNSTTAGQPTSNNAFLIGNNYHAPDYSMKSGMDVIDFPMHWAFKTAQEAFSMKSGDQYYNDATWNVTYVDSHDYAPDQAPENQRFAGTQDTWAENLSLMFTFRGIPAIYYGSEIEFKKGSVIDVGPNAPLSSTGRAYFGDQIEGSVTVQDYGKYTNATGTLADSLNYPLAKHIRQLNLIRRAVPALQKGQYSTENVSGDLAFKRRYTDSAKGIDSFALVTISGNATFTGIPNGTYVDAVTGDTKNVTNGTITLVCSGKGNARVYVLNGSGGIGVTGTYLK; translated from the coding sequence TTGGTACGAAAACAATCTAGGCGGTTTGTTTCTTGGTTGATCATTTTTTCGCTAATCTTTAGTTTATTCGGTTTATCGGGCGGGGCTTCAGCCAGCAACACTGATTATACAGTCTCCTATACGAATACCACAGCATCTGCTGTGACGTTGCATTGGACCACGAATAATTGGACGAATACTACGGACACAGTCATGTCTAAAAGTGGGACCACGTTTACGGCCAACCTCAATGTTCAGGAGGGTGCAACACTCATTTATTGTTATCACATCACAGCCCCGACGGATAGCTGGGACAGCAACGGAGGGAAGAACTGGACGGTAGTTATTCCGGTTGCTGGGAAGTATGAAGCTGAGAGCGCAGCCTTGTCAGGTGGCGCAAAAATAAATACGAATCACAGCGGTTATACCGGTACTGGTTTTGTTGATGGATACACTACCACAGGAGCAACTACCACCTTCAATGTTCAATCTTCCGCTGCAGGCGCCTATAATGCCACGCTTCGCTACGCCAATGCGACTGGCAGTGCCAAACAAGTTTCCATTTATGTGAATGGAGCAAAGGTAAAGCAGACCACTTTAGCGAACTTGGCAAACTGGGATGCATGGGGTGACCAAACAGAAACGCTCTTCTTACAGGCAGGAAATAATACGATCGCTTACAAATATGACTCGGATGATACTGGGAATATCAATATCGACTATCTAACTATTTCAGCCACAGCAACGCCAACGCCTACCGCAACACCAACACCAACGCCAACAGTGACTCCTACGCCAACACCAACCGTAACACCAACGCCAACAGTGACGCCTACACAAACACCAACCGTAACGCCAACACCAATAGTGACTCCTACGCCAACACCAACCGTAACACCTACACCAACTCCAACTTCGGCTGGCTTAACGGTTCATTTTAAGAAACCAGCAAACTGGAGCTCAACGATCCGAATCCATTACTGGAATCTGAGTCCGACAACGGTTCCGACAAGCGGAGCTTGGCCAGGAATTCTGATGAAATCGGACGGAAACGACTGGTACAGCTATACTATTGCCAACGCCACCGGCACAAGCCTTATCTTTAATGATGGAAACGGCAAACAGACGGCCGATTTGTCCCGCAGTGTAAAAGAGGGCTGGTATTCCGCAGATAATGTGTGGTATGACGCTAATCCAGAAATTCCGAAGATCCCTGTGATTTCAGTCTCACCTACGCCTAAGACATATGATTCTGCTCAAACCGTGAAGCTTTCCAGTCTCAATAGCAGCGATAAAATCTACTATACGACAGACGGGTCGACACCTACGACATCTTCTACCTTGTACACGAATCCAATCCAAGTAGTCTCTACTACGACTATCAAGGCTTTTGGTGTTAACTCCTTAGGTCAAGCAGGCAGTGTAGGCACTTTTGCTTATGTCATTGACCTAAATCTCGACCTGCAAGCCCCAACGATAACCGCGAATTTACCTGTTGGGAATTCAAGCTCTGCGGTCACCGTCTCTTTTAATATAAAAGATAACAAAGCAGCAACGACCACCGCATATTACACAGATAATGGGACGGAACCAACTACCAGTTCAAATCTCTATATCTCGGGCAATGCTTTAACTGCTCTGGCTGGACCGTCCATTCTTATTAATAAGACGACGACACTGAAATTCCTGGTGGTTGATGGTGCCGGAAATGAAACGAAACAGAGCTTTGTCTATACGATTGGAAATAAAGGCGATTTCCGCGAAGACACCATTTATTTCGTAATTACTTCACGATTCTATGATGGTGATCCGAGTAACAATGTACATTCATGGGAGGATGCTAAAGCAGGAAATCCGGATTCAGACCCAGCTTGGAGAGGTGACTTTAAGGGACTGATTCAAAAGCTCGATTACATCAAAGCGCTCGGATTCAGTGCTATTTGGATTACGCCAGTGGTGCAGAATGCCAGCGGGTATGATTATCATGGCTACCATGCGATTAACTTTTCCAAAGTAGATCCAAGATATGAGTCAGCGGGAGCCTCTTATCAGGAATTGATTAATGCAGCTCATGCCAAAGGGATAAAGGTTATTCAGGATGTTGTTGTGAATCATACTGGTAATTTTGGGGAAGAGAATCTGTTGCCTATGTTCAAAAAAGATCCGACTGCAGCGGACACCGTAAATAACATGCTTAAAATTACGGACAAACTGCCAGCTAACTATGATACGATGACCCCTGATCAGCAATATCAGGCCAGACTCGCAATCATGAAAAATGCGGAAACCAACAATAACATGTACCATACCGAAAAAAGTCTTTCCTGGGAATCTTACACCGTACAGACAGGACAGATTGCAGGAGACGCTGTGGACTTGAATACGGAAAATCCTGTAGTGAATCAGTATCTAATTGACAGCTATAATCAGTATATTGATATGGGTGTTGATGCTTTCCGGGTCGATACTGTGAAGCATGTAAGTCGGTATATTTTTAACAAATACTTTGTTCCTGCTTGGAAAACAAGAGGGGGCTCAAACTTCTTTGTCTTTGGTGAAGTGGCTACTCGGTACAGAGATGTATGGAATAGTGGAATTCCGGCAATATCGACTCCATTCTATACATGGAAAAGCTCGAAAGCCTATCCGGGTGATGGACAAAATGACTACGCTTCCAACAAGCTGTCAGTGGAACAAGAGTGGGCAGATAACTCTACTACAGCAGGGCAGCCAACCTCGAACAATGCTTTTTTAATAGGCAATAATTATCACGCGCCTGACTATTCGATGAAATCGGGTATGGATGTTATTGATTTCCCGATGCATTGGGCATTCAAGACTGCACAGGAAGCATTCAGTATGAAGAGCGGTGATCAATATTATAACGATGCTACTTGGAATGTAACTTATGTTGACTCTCATGACTATGCACCTGACCAAGCCCCAGAGAATCAACGATTTGCAGGGACACAAGACACTTGGGCTGAGAATCTCTCGCTGATGTTCACCTTCAGGGGAATACCTGCAATCTATTATGGTTCTGAAATTGAGTTTAAAAAAGGATCAGTCATCGATGTAGGCCCAAATGCACCACTTAGCTCAACAGGGCGTGCTTACTTTGGAGATCAAATTGAAGGTAGCGTTACTGTTCAGGACTACGGTAAGTATACAAATGCTACTGGCACACTTGCCGATTCATTAAACTATCCTTTGGCAAAACATATTAGACAACTCAATTTAATCAGAAGAGCAGTTCCAGCCTTGCAAAAAGGCCAGTATTCCACAGAAAATGTATCCGGTGATTTGGCATTTAAAAGAAGATATACCGATAGCGCGAAAGGCATCGATAGCTTTGCGTTAGTTACGATCTCAGGAAATGCAACATTTACCGGAATTCCGAATGGAACTTACGTGGATGCAGTGACTGGCGATACCAAAAACGTTACTAACGGTACAATCACTCTGGTATGCTCTGGAAAAGGAAACGCTAGAGTGTATGTATTGAACGGTAGCGGTGGAATTGGAGTAACCGGAACCTACCTGAAGTAG
- a CDS encoding LURP-one-related/scramblase family protein, translating to MKQLYIKQKVFSLSGKFTVKNQQEQDVYYVEGSFMQIPKTFSIMNTTRDEVALITKKVFSFLPKFFVEVNGREVLTIKKEFSFFKARYTIDAADIEVHGNWWDMDFQVLQHGVVIGKVNKEWFTWGDSYKVQILNEEMEAIIIAFVVAIDCVKADQATASSSATI from the coding sequence ATGAAGCAGCTTTATATAAAGCAGAAGGTATTCAGTCTAAGTGGTAAATTTACGGTAAAGAATCAGCAGGAGCAGGATGTCTATTATGTAGAGGGCAGTTTTATGCAAATACCAAAGACGTTCTCCATTATGAATACAACAAGAGATGAAGTCGCACTTATTACGAAGAAGGTATTTAGTTTTTTACCGAAGTTTTTTGTTGAGGTCAATGGCCGAGAGGTGTTAACGATTAAGAAGGAGTTTTCTTTCTTTAAAGCACGCTATACGATTGATGCGGCTGACATTGAGGTACATGGTAACTGGTGGGACATGGATTTTCAGGTCTTGCAGCATGGTGTAGTCATAGGTAAAGTGAATAAGGAGTGGTTCACTTGGGGTGATAGCTACAAGGTTCAAATACTAAATGAGGAGATGGAGGCAATCATAATTGCGTTCGTTGTTGCAATTGATTGTGTAAAAGCTGACCAAGCAACTGCTTCCTCATCAGCGACGATTTAA
- a CDS encoding SRPBCC family protein, which produces MANIEHLQTVNVPASKVYEALTTAKGLSEIWTNELIVNDQIGCINEFRFGGKGLTKMRVDELVPDKKILWQCVDSDPEWIGTTISFDMREKNGKTSIIFRQMNWEEVTSFYRVCNYNWAIFLYSLKQYCEEGEGLPYHKRKF; this is translated from the coding sequence ATGGCAAATATCGAGCACTTGCAGACCGTGAATGTTCCAGCTTCAAAGGTATATGAAGCATTAACCACTGCAAAAGGACTTTCAGAAATATGGACAAATGAACTAATAGTCAATGATCAGATCGGTTGTATAAATGAGTTTCGATTCGGCGGAAAAGGCTTAACAAAGATGCGAGTTGATGAGCTTGTTCCCGATAAAAAGATTTTGTGGCAGTGTGTTGATTCAGATCCAGAATGGATAGGTACGACAATTTCTTTTGATATGAGGGAAAAAAACGGGAAGACTTCAATCATTTTTCGTCAGATGAATTGGGAGGAAGTGACCTCATTTTATCGCGTATGTAATTATAACTGGGCTATTTTTTTGTACAGTCTTAAACAGTATTGCGAAGAAGGCGAGGGTCTTCCGTATCATAAACGGAAGTTTTAG
- a CDS encoding GNAT family N-acetyltransferase, protein MSIYYASSKEDITKDALQELFLSVEWESGKYPNELLQAIGGSHSIVTAWEGGKLVGLINALSDGVLTVYFHYMLINPSYQSIGIGKEMMNIMLDRYKGCKTKVLISYPHAVDFYNKFGFNTEDGATPMFISELI, encoded by the coding sequence GTGAGTATTTATTACGCTTCAAGCAAAGAGGATATCACTAAGGATGCACTCCAAGAGTTATTTCTTTCAGTAGAATGGGAGTCTGGCAAGTATCCAAACGAGCTTTTACAAGCAATCGGAGGGTCTCATTCAATTGTTACCGCTTGGGAAGGAGGAAAGCTTGTCGGTTTAATAAATGCTTTGTCAGATGGTGTTTTAACGGTATATTTTCATTATATGCTTATTAATCCTAGTTATCAGAGTATCGGTATAGGTAAGGAAATGATGAATATAATGCTTGATAGATATAAAGGGTGTAAAACAAAAGTATTAATTTCTTATCCTCATGCAGTGGATTTCTATAATAAATTTGGCTTTAATACAGAGGATGGAGCTACACCAATGTTTATCTCAGAGTTGATATGA
- a CDS encoding DUF2199 domain-containing protein has translation MKCPHCNNELSELPLCYGSEAPYYFYTVPEEKRTELIRDFCVIDEQHFFIRGHIEIPIIDTDEKFIWSVWVSLSEENFLKSNELLHVEGRETEKPYFGWLSTELSIYPITTLSLKTMVHTQEVGAVPLIELEQTNHPLAVEQREGITMERVKEIAHLINHSL, from the coding sequence ATGAAATGCCCTCACTGTAACAACGAATTAAGTGAACTTCCTTTATGTTACGGAAGTGAAGCGCCATATTATTTTTACACTGTACCAGAAGAGAAAAGAACAGAATTAATTAGAGATTTTTGTGTAATTGATGAACAGCATTTCTTTATTAGAGGACATATTGAAATACCAATAATTGATACTGATGAGAAATTTATATGGAGTGTTTGGGTTTCTCTTAGTGAAGAAAACTTTTTGAAATCTAATGAATTATTGCACGTAGAAGGAAGGGAAACTGAAAAACCTTATTTTGGTTGGTTATCGACTGAACTTTCAATATATCCAATAACTACATTATCGTTAAAGACAATGGTACATACACAAGAAGTTGGTGCTGTTCCGTTAATAGAATTAGAACAAACGAATCATCCACTTGCAGTTGAACAAAGAGAAGGAATTACAATGGAGAGAGTTAAAGAAATTGCTCATTTAATAAATCATAGTCTGTAA
- a CDS encoding Type 1 glutamine amidotransferase-like domain-containing protein: MSTHYYLSWFNNFFPEKLVHCLHEDIQDRKSLVMISAEPSGYTGEQINIDDVSECTWLNQADIIFDEYHFIDYRMQKEEAQRLIHNASVIFLCGGDPVLQNDFLADYELSNVIKNSNAVIMGASAGAINMAAKWLCLKNTGNEVETSTIYDGIGFDHFAYESHSKRDYATFVQGYLFPLSEEIDVYAAEQESAMRVKDGKIEIMGPVYLISHSKIQKLVETL; encoded by the coding sequence TTGAGTACTCACTACTATCTCAGTTGGTTTAATAATTTTTTTCCAGAGAAGCTGGTCCATTGTTTGCATGAGGATATACAAGACAGAAAATCGCTTGTTATGATTAGCGCTGAACCGTCTGGTTATACAGGGGAGCAAATTAACATTGATGATGTTTCTGAATGTACATGGTTAAATCAGGCTGACATTATTTTTGATGAATATCATTTCATTGATTATCGCATGCAGAAGGAAGAGGCCCAGCGATTAATTCACAACGCTTCTGTCATTTTTTTATGCGGTGGAGATCCTGTTTTGCAAAACGATTTTTTGGCGGATTATGAATTATCAAATGTTATTAAGAACAGCAATGCCGTTATAATGGGTGCCAGCGCCGGTGCGATAAACATGGCTGCAAAATGGTTATGCTTGAAAAACACTGGCAATGAAGTTGAAACAAGTACTATTTATGATGGTATTGGCTTTGATCATTTTGCCTATGAATCTCATTCTAAACGCGACTACGCTACGTTTGTTCAAGGTTACCTGTTCCCCTTGTCTGAAGAGATTGATGTTTATGCGGCAGAACAGGAGAGTGCAATGCGTGTAAAGGACGGCAAAATAGAAATAATGGGTCCTGTATATTTAATTTCCCACTCAAAGATTCAGAAATTGGTTGAGACGCTCTAA
- a CDS encoding cysteine hydrolase family protein: protein MKIGFLIIDMQNLFLHDHMEKLNVSEACEYINHVSGLLRAKDQIVIHIQDMEGANADTDPEARNSIPEITVAPTDIQMAKEFSNAFWKTDLEQLLREHGVEFIIVAGFAAEHCVTFTINGAQERGFQAALLQKAILSTRPDAITSIYRDRHMISYPVIEFLMETIA, encoded by the coding sequence ATAAAAATTGGATTCCTAATTATTGATATGCAAAACCTTTTCTTACACGATCATATGGAGAAATTAAATGTAAGTGAGGCTTGTGAATACATTAATCATGTGTCTGGGTTACTTCGTGCGAAGGACCAAATCGTCATCCATATACAAGACATGGAAGGGGCGAATGCGGATACGGATCCAGAAGCAAGAAATAGTATACCGGAAATTACAGTAGCACCCACGGATATCCAGATGGCGAAAGAATTCTCTAATGCTTTCTGGAAGACGGATTTGGAACAACTTCTACGTGAACATGGTGTTGAATTCATCATCGTTGCGGGCTTCGCCGCAGAACATTGTGTAACCTTTACTATTAACGGTGCACAAGAAAGAGGCTTTCAAGCAGCCCTTTTACAGAAGGCAATCCTTAGCACACGGCCAGATGCTATTACCTCGATTTACCGTGATCGGCATATGATCTCTTACCCGGTGATCGAATTTTTAATGGAGACCATTGCTTAA
- a CDS encoding NAD(P)/FAD-dependent oxidoreductase, which translates to MTHDCVIIGGGPAGLNAALVLGRARKSVVVIDEGRARNRVTRETHGFLTRDSISPGEFRRIAKEQISAYPSVTFAEDTALSIRGTDGDFQITTVQGQTFQSKKVLFAIGMKDLPMDIKGLSDVYGKSAFICPYCDGWELRDQPLVVIVKGADATHMAQVLSGWTKKITICTNGSDDLTDAQREELNQHNIPVYDSPIQSIESDNGMVQQVVLKDGTSIVCTGIFFRPKLRIGSDLPQDIGCELTETGTVIVDNLGKTNVPGVYSAGDAATHLHQAIIAASMGSLAGVGINNELNEEEWRNI; encoded by the coding sequence ATGACTCATGATTGTGTAATTATCGGTGGAGGACCGGCAGGTCTAAATGCTGCTCTCGTGCTAGGTAGGGCAAGAAAAAGTGTGGTTGTGATTGATGAAGGACGCGCACGTAATAGGGTTACTCGAGAAACGCATGGCTTTCTTACTAGAGATTCTATAAGTCCAGGCGAATTTAGGAGGATTGCGAAGGAGCAGATTAGTGCCTATCCATCCGTTACTTTTGCGGAAGATACCGCCCTATCGATTAGGGGAACCGATGGCGATTTTCAAATTACGACGGTTCAGGGTCAGACTTTTCAAAGTAAAAAGGTGCTCTTCGCCATAGGGATGAAGGACCTCCCGATGGATATTAAGGGACTCTCAGACGTATATGGTAAAAGCGCCTTTATCTGCCCCTATTGTGATGGATGGGAACTAAGAGATCAGCCTCTTGTCGTAATTGTTAAGGGAGCCGATGCAACGCATATGGCCCAAGTGTTATCTGGTTGGACGAAAAAGATTACCATATGTACTAATGGATCTGATGACTTAACGGATGCACAACGCGAAGAGCTAAATCAACATAACATTCCTGTCTATGACTCACCGATTCAGTCGATCGAATCTGACAATGGCATGGTGCAGCAAGTTGTGTTGAAGGATGGTACTAGCATCGTATGTACGGGGATATTTTTTAGACCGAAGCTTAGGATCGGGTCGGATTTGCCACAAGACATTGGTTGTGAGCTCACAGAAACAGGAACAGTCATCGTTGATAATCTCGGTAAAACGAACGTTCCAGGCGTTTATAGTGCCGGTGATGCAGCAACACATCTTCATCAAGCCATTATTGCCGCTTCTATGGGCTCCTTAGCTGGGGTCGGCATTAACAACGAACTAAATGAAGAGGAATGGCGTAACATATAA